cacatttCCCCTGACATTTCCCCTTTGTTAGCATTATGGATCTTAGAGCACTACAGGTGTCCACAACgtctggaatgccgaaggttaCCCACCCCAGTTCCATAAGATAAGAAGTCACATGCCAAATACACAGACCTTGCTAATAAGTGACCCATGTAGGCTACATACTTACTTCTCTGGGAATTCAGACAGAGTCGTCATGACAGGATGAGTGGATTTGCCAAAGAAGAAACTGGCCCACCAGTGACCAGGATCCGACTTGGGAAGACCTATGAAAGACAGATTCAGAGGACTGATTAATGTTTCCTAGCCTGACCAGGATAGATCCTTTTACATACAcaaaatttcaaaagaaaaaccTTTAGCTTCATATTAGCAGGCAGGAAACCATCATTATAAAAGAGAACGACCACTTTTAAGGATTTATGATGTTTACCTATTccctatgtttaaagggacactgtaggcacccagaccttcaGCTCATTGGGTGCTGTGTCCCAGAGAActgaagtgtttacattgcagctctaagtctgcccaccagacagccactagaaagcTTCCGGAATCGTAATGGACTTTTGAtccattatctgatgctggacatcctcacgctccacatgaggacctccagcgtcaaatgcccccctccccataggaaataattgattcaatgctttcctatcaggaggtctaatgcgcgagcAGCATTtgttgcgcatgtgcattagacccTGCTCGTCGCAGTATGGAGGATGGTGGCGGCCATGAACAGGGTaagatagggactgtccctcctaagtaAGGACACGTGAATGTTCTATTGGACCAGGCCATCGTGATGATGGCTCCAAAACTCCTGTAAAGCAAAGACTATAGTTTCTTCCCACACATTAGAGTCTGAATGGATAGAATTATCTTTTATACACAGCTTGTCTTCTACATGCCAATGTAGAGACTTCCCTCAAATCCTAAAACAGATCTTTTTAGAGAGAGATGCTCTTTCACTAGGTCTGTTCCTCTCTGTCCCAACTAAGCTCGTGGCGTGATACTGACCTGGGTGGTGAGGGATCACTTCTCCTTGGTAATCCACACTCCCACATGAGCTGTTACTAGATGTGGATCCCAGGCGTCCTGTAAAGAAAACATTTACTACGTTACAAGGTGGAGCATGGTTCGTAACCAAAATGTTCTGGTCAGGGATATAGTACTGCTGGAAGTGGATTTACAGTTCAGGCTGCGGAGGAATTAAACTCTGTATGTACACGGtttctgaagtggtcatggtgcttggagtaaccctttcagaACTGCATCCAACCCCTTTATAAAACCTGTATAAGACTGCTCAATATTGGTTTGTTTGAGACATTTATCACCATGGATTTAATAGAAAATATAGTCTTATTGACAGTGGAACTGGAAGAGCAATAGAATTTGTCCAGGTTCAAGTGGACACTAACCGCCAGATCgaatgcatttgttctggtgcaAAAAGCACGTCTCTGCAGTCTGAGAGGAACGAATATAAAGATGGAATTTCTccgaaaaagcagtgtttacaattgtcagacagcctctagaggagctTCCCGTTGTGATCCTGCATTCTTTGCAGGACCAACATTTGGCATCTTCACACTCTACATGAAGACACTAaacatttcccatagagatgcgttgaaccaattctggcacttgcttacaaatctctacataacgcTGCTCCTACCTACCCTCagtaatacacaagtatgtcccatctaggcctctGCATTCTGCAGAAAACCTGCATCTATCCTCTGTTGGTACTTGCACCTCTAACGCCGACCTTTAAGATCTAGAGTTGCACAGATCCAATATACCTCCCTTTCCTGCtccattagactctcacccagtctccattcctaaaaaaaaaaaaaaaaaccctcactcCGTCGGTGAAGAATATCAAGTgaactgttaacagctttcctTCTAAGAAGGGGGGGCCTGGATCAGGATATTACGCCAATGTTCAGATTACATGTTCCTTTTCAGAAGTCTTTGACAGACAATACTGtaaagtcaaaaaaaaaaataaaaccttccTGTAAACCAAGTGTTGCCCATGTTGCTTCCATACCACCTGCCATTTATGCAGATACTCCAGGATTTTTCTATTCCAATTAATACTTTGTGTTCAAGGAAGTTTCAGATGAGGGAACATACTCACTTCTGTAATAATCGTGCGTTGCTACGAGCGAGCCACTTGATGGAATGGATGCCATTTTCAGATCTCAGGTCTTTTAGAACGATGTTTTTTACCCTGCAGATTTAAACACAGACCATTAGTGGGCAGGTCGGAGAACGTTACCCCATTCCTTTAACAGAAAGTCAGATCCCAACAAAACCATTAACTGAAAAATTATCAGTTTTCCACCTTGGCACTTCAGATACATTCCCCAATGATGCTCAGTGATCAATATAAGAAACCGTTACATTGAAGCCATGATGGCCAAGGCTGACTCAGATATATTATAACCACAGAAGATAAGTGTCCCCCAACATATTTCAGCCCGGCCCGGGATCGAATAAGTAACACTGCAGCTATAAATAACGATTAATTATTAACACAGAACACGATCATGGCCAAAGTCTAGAAAAGGCTTTCTGCCTGGGCTGTGTGACATGGGTTGCTTGTCACCCCACGCTCACAGCGCACAAACAAGAGACGCTGAATGTTGGCATGGGACTCAAGCCGACATTAAAACCCTGTGGGGGTGGCGAATTGAAATCTCAACTGCAAATCAGAGGGGGGAAAAAGTttgagaaaaattctccaacttatCTCTTGGCCGCGTTAAATAGCTGAACACTCGCTTACTGTCAATAGCCCCTCTTCTATAGCTGTGTATTGAATGCTCACTTACGGTACCAGACAGCCCCCTCTATAGCTGTGCATTAAATGCTCACTTACTGTACCCGATAGCCCCCTCTATAGCTGGGCATTGAATGCTCACTTACTGTACAGGATAGCCCCCTCTATAGCTGTGCATTGAACGACCACTTACTGTACCCGATAGCCCCCTCTATAGCTGTGTATTGAATGCTCACTTACGGTACCAGACAGCCCCCCTCTATAGCTGTGCATTAAATGCTCACTTACTGTACCCGATAGCCCCCTCTATAGCTGTGCATTGAATGCTCACTTACTGTACCCGATAGCCCCCTCTATAGCTGTGTATTGAATGCTCACTTACGGTACCAGACAGCCCCCCTCTATAGCTGTGCATTAAATGCTCACTTACTGTACCCGATAGCCCCCTCTATAGCTGTGCATTGAATGCTCACTTACTGTACCAGACAGCCCCCCTCTATAGCTGTGCATTAAATGCTCACTTACTGTACCCGATAGCCCCCTCTATAGCTGTGCATTGAATGCTCACTTACTGTACAGGATAGCCCCCTCTATAGCGGTGCATTGAATGCTCACTTACTGTACAGGATAGCCCCCTCTATAGCTGTGCATTGAATGCTCACTTACTGTACCCGATAGCCCCCTCTATAGCTGTGCATTGAATGCTCACTTACTGTACAGGATAGCCCCCTCTATAGCTGTGCATTGAATGCTCACTTACTGTACCCGATAGCCCCCTCTATAGCTGTGCATTGAATGACCACTTACTGTACCCGATAGCCCCCTCTATAGCTGTGCATTGAATGCTCACTTACTGTACCCGATAGCCCCCTCTATAGCTGTGCATTGAATGCTCACTTACTGTACCCGATAGCCCTCTCTATAGCTGTGCATTGAATGCTCACTTACTGTACCCGATAGCCCCCTCTATAGCTGTGCATTGAATGCTCACTTACTGTACCCGATAGCCCCCTCTATAGCTGTGCATTGAATGCTCACTTACTGTACCCGATAGCCCTCTCTATAGCTGTGCATTGAATGCTCACTTACTGTACCCGATAGCCCCCTCTATAGCTGTGCATTGAATGCTCACTTACTGTACCCGATAGCCCCCCTCTATAGCTGTGCATTAAATGCTCACTTACTGTACCCGATAGCCCCCTCTATAGCTGTGCATTGAATGCTCACTTACTGTACCCGATAGCCCCCTCTATAGCTGTGCATTGAATGCTCACTTACTGTACCCGATAGCCCCCTCTATAGCGGTGCATTGAATGCTCACTTACTGTACAGGATAGCCCCCTCTATAGCTGTGCATTGAATGCTCACTTACTGTACCCGATAGCCCCCTCTATAGCTGTGCATTGAATGCTCACTTACTGTACAGGATAGCCCCCTCTATAGCTGTGCATTGAATGCTCACTTACTGTACCCGATAGCCCCCTCTATAGCTGTGCATTGAATGCTCACTTACTGTACCCGATAGCCCCCTCTATAGCTGTGCATTGAATGCTCACTTACTGTACCCGATAGCCCCCTCTATAGCTGTGCATTGAATGCTCACTTACTGTACCCGATAGCCCCCCTCTATAGCTGTGCATTAAATGCTCACTTACTGTACCCGATAGCCCCCTCTATAGCTGTGCATTGAATGCTCACTTACTGTACCCGATAGCCCCCTCTATAGCTGTGCATTGAATGCTCACTTACTGTACCCGATAGCCCCCTCTATAGCTGTGCATTAAATGCTCACTTACTGTACCCGACAGCTCTCTATAGCTGTGCATTAAATGCTCACTTACTGTACCCGACAGCTCTCTATAGCTGTGCATTGAATGCTCACTTACTGTACCCGATAGCCCCCCTCTATAGCTGTGCATTGAATGCTCACTTACTGTACCCGACAGCCCTCTATAGCTGTGCATTGAATGCTCACTTACTGTATCCGACAGCCCTCTATAGCTGTGCATTGAATGCTCACTTACTGTATCCGATAGCCCCCTCTATAGCTGTGCATTGAATGCTCACTTACTGTATCCGATAGTCCCCTCTATAGTTTAATAGAAGCTCAGTATGATTTAACTTCCGGCGTCGTTGAAAGCTGTAGATTGTTTTGCCCATGATAAACATATCATTCAACAGTCGCTGGACTCCATACGGCATCTTACAGCCATCGATACCGAAACCCCAACAGGACAGTGTTTATGGTTATTTGATTTAACGTGACTATTTAGTTGCCACGTGACAAGAACAGCAAGAGTCTCAGCCAAGGACAGCACCATTGAGCAGGGGGATCCCCAGATCCTTCATTCTAACggcacgcaaagcatcatgggagttttagctctataatatctggggatctacatttttcaTGAAACgtggccgttaccagtaattgGTACAAGACAATAAAGGCTATAGTACCACATGGTCTCCAAAGTACCAAAGGAggtctccaagcaccataacaactgtagcTGGTCATGAAAGGAGGGCCCTGGCATCCTTACCCCCCACTGCAAGGAGTCAgttttttaactgttttcttATCTGGAGTCCATTCCCCCACCTCCACTAACGGAGAACTGGAGGTTCCCAAGGAGAAACTTCCTTTAGCTTTTCTGCGCCAATATCTGCTATGCTCACTGGTGAGAGTATCAGCTggtttctgtagtggttatggtgttggttgtcaaactgttttatgaACAGACTGACAGCTTACCTGGGTACCCTCTGCCTGCTTACAGTGAGAGTGCTCTCACCTCTCATTAACTGAGTGACAATTAAGTACCATCAGGCAGGAGATGCCTGGTGATGCGGCACGGGCGTCAGGGCACCGAGAGGAAGTTGTCGAAACATTCTTAAAAAGATCTGATAGATTACTCCCAGTTCTCCTGCATGATGAaccattacaaaagactgcagtgattatggtgcttggagtgccaaTTAAACCCAGAGACAAGATTTTCTTGTTCTGGAATTGAAAACCGTCCCAATTAGGCCAGTTCTGCCTACTCATACTTTCCAACTCCTCCCTCCAGgtatcaaaaaaacaaaaatatttaatggCATACTGAACACTCACGGCAACCATGCTGCCTGAACTTAGGTAAACTAAGTCTTTCAGTCTTCCGAGGTCAATAAAAGTCATTTATAGAAACCAGTACACTATAGGTACCAGCAGGAGGGAGCGATTTGTGTTCCCAACCTGCATGAAAGTGTACAAACCAGGAATTCGAGAACATGGGCCTGGTCATTGGGCAAGCTATTTAGATACCTGGTGGGCCATTATAGCCATGGGAGAGAGGGAGCTCCAGGGCTAATGGGGGATCAAATCACCGGCCAGCTCGGGTTCCTTGACCTCATTAGAATCCCCATTCACCTCCCAGTGTACACAGCAAGCCATATTCCACCTCCCAGTGTACACAGCAAGCCATATTCCATGCCATGCACCCTACAAACACCCTTCCCCAGCTGCAACCCCGCATGCAGTCTCCAaatacacacatagcaccctgtCCTGTTGGTTTCCGCATACCCAATTTAGACATCCAAGACAGGTCACCAGCAAATGCCAAGGAAGCATGCCATTTAATGGCCGTTCACTGTGTAAGCTTCCCCATGTAAGAGTTTGTCAGCAGGACTGTGCATGGGCTGCGCAAGAGGGGGCCACGCATGGCATTGGTGATATCCCCACCCCCTCTGCTCCTATTAGACTGCTTTGCCTTTAAGTGTTCAAGCCAACATTTTTTCCTGTTCCACCTTGCAGAAATCACTGCGGGTTTTGCCAGtacatgtctgtgtatatataggcagTCATGCCAAGCAGGCACAGTGTTGAAATATTTGCACTTCTAAAACAGGTTATCTGCGTGTTAGCAGGATGCTTTGAGCGCCTGCTCTGTGGAAGGCCCACCTGTAGCTGGTATCCAAGTAGATATGACCAATATTAGCTGTGAACAACTTGTCCTATCAAGAAATGAAGCCCTTTCAGTATCTTTATGGGGAAATAACCAGTCCCTGGGAATCTGTGCCCTGAGCGCATGCGCGGCGCCCACAGTCACGAAGGACTCCACTGATCCCAGGTCTGTGAATAAGGCAGGCATGCTCACGTAGAGCTCAGGGGAGCTGGCAGGAGAAGGAAGAAAACCTCACTGGCTGTTTGACAAGCAGAGAAAGATTTCAAATACTAATGATAAAAtcaaatcaacacttttataaattagattAAAAAATGGGATCTCCCATAGACATAAAGTACTTCGGCAaggagtgatcctttaaccaaACCAAACAAAGTACCCGGACTACGCGATGCCATAGCTCAGTGCCGTAGTCGCTGTGCTGTACGGTGCATGGCGATACTGCACCCCGACTGCGGCATGTCCGTACGGCACCCCAACTATGTCACTGAGCTACGGCATCGCGGTACTGCGGGCTTTGGGCCTTTAAGGGTCCTTTTCTGACAAAAGAACATTATATATTAGCATATTATACATCGTCTTAATTAGACCCCTACTCGATTACTGAATAAAAATGGAGCATTCAGCTCAGATTATCGATAAAGGGGGACCAAGCGTACAAATTCTGCAATTCATGCCAAGTTGCCATCATACACAGCATGCCAAGGCATGCAACACGTGTGTCCAGGTGAatgctctagaatgtaagctcactgagcaaggccctcCACCTCTGTccctgtacgtccaattgtctggttaaaattacatgtctgttagtccacccattgtacagcgctacggaatgtgatggcgctatataaataataataagctcTATTCCTGTATGACGCGTGCTCATTACAAGCCCTGAGCCGTCTCCATGAAGGATTCAGACATGAAAGGGTGAGGCAGGATGTGGATGCTCGGTTTAGAGAACTGGTTTAAACTGGATGCAACTCACCAGGCAGtcctccccctccaccctccaCATGGCTGACTAACAGAAGAAAATCCCCAGCAACAGAACGAGGACagctaaaattaaccccagcaCTGCCACAAATAGAGCGCATGGAATCTCACCCCAGCAATTAACCTGATCTTTATCCGAATAAGGTTCCCTGTCACTACCATAAAAGAGTGGCTTTAACTACTCCCATCACTGCCACAATTAACCCCCTCGCTGCCAGAATGAGGGACTGCCACAATTAACCCCCTCGCTGCCAGAATGAGGGAGACTGCCACGATTAACCCCCTCGCTGCCAGAATGAGGGAGACTGCCACGATTAACCCCCTCGCTGCCAGAATGAGGGAGACTGCCACGATTAACCCCCTCGCTGCCAGAATGAGGGAGACTGCCACGATTAACCCCCTCGCTGCCAGAATGAGGGAGACTGCCACGATTAACCCCCTCGCTGCCAGAATGAGGGAGACTGCCACGATTAACCCCCTCGCTGCCAGAATGAGGGAGACTGCCACGATTAACCCCCTCGCTGCCAAAACAGAGTTGCCAAAATGAACACCTTGCCATGGTACAGAGAAAAATCAGAAACCTTTTACTACAGTTAGAGAGAGCGCATCTGTTCTAACTTAGCGTAGTGAGATATCGTAAAAATCTGACCCACAGAGCTAACAGTCTATATTCACAGGCAGTACCTGAGAGGTACCAGAGTTTGCAGAGACCAGTATTGTGGCTGTAGTAAATATTAGCTTTCGATGGATCAAAGAAATTAAAGCTATAACGCCAGCACCTTTATGGTTAACGCAGACAAAACATAAACAAGCTGTATTTAGTGCGCCTGCCCACACCCATTGTGATTTCCTCTCTTACAGAACCTCTTTGTTTGCAAACTGCCACACTGTTGCAAGATTATTAACCCATCACAAAACATTGTATTCAACAAAGGTTACTGAGATTTAAAGAGCTTTTAACTTGTTAAATGACTTGGCATCATTAGCATTGTATAATCTACAAATATAATATACCGTGTACACGATCTACGAATACAATAATATACTGTGTACGTaatctacaaataaaatatactgtgTATGTAACCTGCGAATACAAGAATATACTATGTACATGGTTCATGATCTACGAATACAAGAATATACTGTGTACATGGTTCATGATCTACGAATACAATACCATACTGTGTACATGGTGTATAATCTACAAATACAATACCATACTGTGTACAGGGCTCCAGGTTATAACCGAGTcacttattttatttcctctgccttaacttatttagttttttttttcttctaacccCAGTGTACAACTCTACAGACTATGTTGGTGTAATAATATAAAGTGGTCTAGACTGGCTCATTGGCAGAATTCAGAGTGTAGGGACCAGCACCAGTTGGTAGCTTTCCCTGGGAATAAAGGGGTATTTGCAGATATTTACCTGTTCCCTGACGTGTTGCACTTTCAGGAGCCTGGCTCTGTGGATTAGACGCTAGGCAGCGGAGCCCATTTGTAAAGGAGAAGCTGGGAGTTCTCTCCACGACCAGAGATTGAGTCAGTGACTGTATTATAAGAGAAGGGACAGGACAGGGCTTTATATAGCTGCAGCCGAGGAGGCGGGGAAAGGGGCGGGGCAGCAAGTTAAAGGGACTCCTTGTTTCACAGAGAATGGTGGAACAGCAAGGTTTGGCCTAAATGTTAAATAACATCACAATATAGCCATTACgtaaccgggcaaatgcctggtgggctgcgatggccatgggccaaggctCACAGAGGAGATCAAAGGGGATTCAGGGCCCAGGGGGTCCATGTGTATGGCTTTCAGACCACTgacatgggttaccatggcaattctCAGATACAGATCACacgctgagagagagagaggagaaaacTTCACTtatcccccacaaacacacagaacaGACTCTACTTCCCCCACACAATCGCTAAAGTCACTATCGAATCCCCCACACTAAAAGCCTCATCTCCCTCAccacatactacagcccctaccaaACTCACAGTAATTACACCCCTACCAaattcacacacattacacccctattccccccacacacatagcatagtctgtatccctctacacacacattacagccaCTGTCACACCCTCACATACATTACATCCTTATTTCCCAATCACCACAAATACTACAGTGCCTGTCCTCCTCatgcacactacagcccctatccatagacactacagctcctatccacagacactacagctcctatccacagacactgctgcccctatccacagacactgctgcccctatccacagacactgctgcccctatccacagacactgctgcccctatccacagacactgctgcccctatccacagacactgctgcccctatccacagacactacagctcctatccacagacactacagcccctatccacagacactacagctcctatccacagacactgcagcccctatccacagacactacagctcctatccacagacactgcagcccctatccgcAGACACTGCGGCCCCTATCCACagacactacagctcctatccacagacactacagctcctatccacagacactgctgcccctatccacagacactgctgcccctatccacagacactgctgcccctatccacagacactgctgcccctatccacagacactgctgcccctatccacagacactacagctcctatccacagacactacagcccctatccacagacactacagctcctatccacagacactgcagcccctatccacagacactacagctcctatccacagacactgcagcccctatccgcAGACACTGCGGCCCCTATCCAcagacactacagcccctatccacagacactacagcccctatccacagacactgcagcccctatccacagacactacagcccctatccacagacactgcagcccctatccacagacactacagcccctatccacagacactac
Above is a genomic segment from Pelobates fuscus isolate aPelFus1 chromosome 6, aPelFus1.pri, whole genome shotgun sequence containing:
- the PPDPF gene encoding pancreatic progenitor cell differentiation and proliferation factor, whose amino-acid sequence is MASIPSSGSLVATHDYYRRRLGSTSSNSSCGSVDYQGEVIPHHPGLPKSDPGHWWASFFFGKSTHPVMTTLSEFPENSGTFHVTNGLIPCGLPQEPVRKNNVGEKTDNSASA